A single region of the Halorubrum depositum genome encodes:
- a CDS encoding dihydrolipoyl dehydrogenase gives MQEFDFLVIGSGSGLDVANAMAGRGNSVAVVEEGRLGGTCLNRGCIPSKQLLYHADVMETIEGASAFEIDAEVNGVDFAEIVRKVNEDVSESSESIRRGLSSSNAHDLFEGTGRFVDDRTVEIVDGDDAGATLRADTALVATGTRPSIPPIDGIEDVDYLTSTEALRLETPPEHLVIVGGGYIAAELGHFFGTFGSDVTIVGRREHLLPEADAEVGEAFTDRYADRFDVYTGYEAVAADETDGEVTIEARPYPEADAVRAGGETVGAPDEAENVTVSGDALLVAAGRRPNTDALNLDATGVETDEEGFVETDEYLRTDADGVWALGDVVGEYLLKHSANHEAKALIRNLLGDEMDPVDYSAMPFAVFASPEVAGVGAREQDLRATDAEYATRTYAYDETARGSAMHADGFVKVLIDLDGNIEGCHIVGPEASNLIEEVVVAMTSGSGTVEDIRDAVHVHPALSEVVDRAFSGQFSRGGGHDHQHHRHG, from the coding sequence ATGCAGGAGTTCGACTTTCTCGTGATCGGGTCGGGGTCCGGACTGGACGTGGCGAACGCGATGGCCGGCCGGGGGAACTCGGTCGCGGTCGTCGAGGAGGGGCGGCTCGGCGGGACGTGTCTCAACCGCGGTTGCATCCCCTCGAAACAGCTCCTCTACCACGCCGACGTGATGGAGACGATCGAGGGCGCCAGCGCATTCGAGATCGACGCCGAAGTCAACGGCGTCGACTTCGCGGAGATCGTCCGGAAGGTGAACGAGGACGTCTCGGAGAGCTCCGAGTCCATCCGTCGGGGGCTCTCCTCGTCGAACGCTCACGACCTGTTCGAGGGGACCGGGCGCTTCGTCGACGACCGCACGGTCGAGATCGTCGACGGCGACGACGCGGGCGCGACGCTGCGGGCCGACACCGCCCTCGTCGCCACCGGCACGCGCCCCTCGATCCCCCCGATAGACGGGATCGAGGACGTGGACTACCTCACGAGCACGGAGGCGCTCCGGCTGGAGACGCCGCCGGAGCACCTCGTGATCGTCGGCGGCGGCTACATCGCGGCCGAACTCGGCCACTTCTTCGGGACGTTCGGCAGCGACGTGACGATCGTCGGCCGGCGCGAGCACCTGCTCCCGGAGGCGGACGCGGAGGTCGGCGAGGCCTTCACCGACCGCTACGCCGACCGGTTCGACGTGTACACGGGCTACGAGGCCGTCGCGGCCGACGAGACGGACGGCGAGGTGACGATCGAGGCCCGGCCGTACCCCGAGGCCGACGCGGTCCGCGCGGGCGGCGAGACGGTCGGCGCGCCCGACGAGGCTGAGAACGTGACGGTCTCGGGCGACGCGCTGCTCGTCGCCGCGGGCCGGCGCCCGAACACCGACGCGCTGAACCTCGACGCGACCGGCGTGGAGACGGACGAGGAGGGGTTCGTCGAGACCGACGAGTACCTCCGGACCGACGCCGACGGCGTGTGGGCGCTCGGCGACGTGGTCGGCGAGTACCTGCTGAAACACAGCGCGAACCACGAGGCGAAGGCCCTGATCCGGAACCTCCTCGGCGACGAGATGGATCCGGTCGACTACTCGGCGATGCCGTTCGCGGTGTTCGCGTCGCCGGAAGTCGCCGGTGTCGGTGCGCGCGAGCAGGACCTCCGGGCGACCGACGCGGAGTACGCCACCCGCACCTACGCGTACGACGAGACCGCCCGCGGGAGCGCGATGCACGCCGACGGGTTCGTGAAGGTCCTCATCGACCTGGACGGGAACATCGAGGGGTGTCACATCGTCGGTCCCGAGGCGTCGAACCTGATCGAGGAGGTCGTCGTCGCGATGACGTCCGGCTCGGGGACCGTCGAAGACATCCGCGACGCGGTGCACGTCCACCCCGCGCTCTCCGAGGTCGTCGACCGGGCCTTCTCGGGGCAGTTCTCCAGGGGCGGCGGCCACGACCACCAGCACCACCGTCACGGATGA
- a CDS encoding DsrE family protein has product MAKAAVVILAGNESHADYGRLANALEAAKEFAENDDDELELIFDGAGTQWIPELEDEESDYHELYQAVRDDAAVCDYCSGAFGVEDAVSDAGLVTLDDHDGHPSIRSLVDDDYEIITF; this is encoded by the coding sequence ATGGCAAAAGCAGCAGTCGTGATTCTCGCCGGCAACGAATCGCACGCCGACTACGGTCGCCTCGCGAACGCGCTCGAGGCCGCGAAGGAGTTCGCCGAGAACGACGACGACGAGCTCGAGCTCATCTTCGACGGCGCCGGAACCCAGTGGATTCCTGAGCTGGAAGACGAGGAGAGCGACTACCACGAGCTCTACCAGGCGGTCCGCGACGACGCGGCGGTGTGTGACTACTGTTCCGGCGCGTTCGGCGTCGAGGACGCCGTCTCCGACGCCGGCCTCGTCACGCTCGACGACCACGACGGCCACCCGAGCATTCGCTCGCTCGTCGACGACGACTACGAGATCATCACGTTCTGA
- a CDS encoding ABC transporter ATP-binding protein codes for METDPDRSAAPGSRSENPVWRLYVEYGTGRRYAVLGAVATVVGRAFGLVPAFVIGLAVDAIFLAERPYALPLVPDGVVPGTDVGQLYFSIAVLLGATLVGAVASWVEDWGWSVFAQRVQRDLRVDAYERLQDLELAYFTGNRTGDLMSVLNNDVNALETFLEDGLSATLWILATVVGIGVILVGLNPPLTAVTLLPIPLLAAFTLLFTRLIEPRYLSIREEIGDLNSRLENNVSGIEVIKSEGAERFEAERVAEASDQYLTANLSAIKVRITYFPGLNVISGVGFAVTFLVGGLWVLGRPAFGLTGALTPGAFVTFVIYAQQFLWPIIRLGDVVDDYERAKAAGSRVQGVLSRDPAIRDRSDASPLEVGDGAVTYDDVRFAYSGDAVLEDVDFAVEGGTTVGVVGPTGAGKSTLLKLLPRLYDVDDGAVRIDGRDVRDVTLRSLRRSIGYVSQEPFLFFGTVAENLRYGTFDASDDDVERAARRAQAHEFIENLPDGYDTLVGERGVKLSGGQRQRLALARTMLKDPEILVLDEATSAVDTETEALIQDRLVAFAADRTTFVIAHRLSSVRTADRILVLDDGRVVEDGTHEGLLEADGLYANFWRVQTGDIASLPRSFLERALSRQAVVDLGDDGDEERTE; via the coding sequence ATGGAAACGGACCCCGACCGCTCGGCCGCGCCCGGCTCGCGGTCGGAGAACCCCGTCTGGCGACTGTACGTCGAGTACGGCACCGGCCGTCGGTACGCGGTTCTCGGCGCCGTCGCGACCGTCGTCGGTCGGGCGTTCGGGCTCGTCCCCGCCTTCGTTATCGGACTGGCCGTCGACGCGATCTTCCTCGCCGAGCGTCCGTACGCGCTCCCGCTCGTGCCGGACGGGGTCGTGCCGGGCACCGACGTCGGGCAGCTGTACTTCTCGATCGCGGTCCTCTTGGGAGCGACACTCGTCGGCGCGGTCGCCTCGTGGGTCGAGGACTGGGGGTGGAGCGTCTTCGCCCAGCGGGTCCAGCGCGACCTCCGCGTCGACGCCTACGAGCGCCTCCAGGACCTCGAGCTCGCCTACTTCACCGGCAACCGGACGGGCGACCTGATGAGCGTCCTCAACAACGACGTCAACGCCCTCGAGACGTTCCTCGAGGACGGACTGAGCGCGACGCTGTGGATCCTCGCGACCGTCGTCGGCATCGGAGTGATCCTCGTCGGGCTGAACCCTCCGCTGACGGCGGTGACTCTGCTGCCGATCCCGCTCCTCGCAGCGTTCACGCTGCTTTTCACCCGGCTGATCGAGCCGCGATACCTCTCGATCCGCGAGGAGATCGGCGACCTGAACTCCCGGCTGGAGAACAACGTCAGCGGCATCGAGGTCATCAAGAGCGAGGGGGCCGAGCGGTTCGAGGCCGAGCGGGTGGCCGAGGCCTCCGACCAGTACCTCACCGCCAACCTCTCGGCGATCAAGGTCCGGATCACGTACTTCCCGGGACTGAACGTCATCTCCGGCGTCGGCTTCGCGGTCACGTTCCTCGTCGGCGGACTGTGGGTGCTCGGTCGCCCGGCGTTCGGCCTGACGGGCGCGCTCACCCCGGGCGCGTTCGTCACCTTCGTCATCTACGCCCAGCAGTTCCTCTGGCCGATCATCAGGCTGGGCGACGTCGTCGACGACTACGAGCGGGCCAAGGCCGCCGGGAGCCGGGTCCAGGGCGTGCTCTCCCGGGACCCCGCGATCCGAGACCGTTCCGACGCCAGCCCGCTGGAAGTCGGCGACGGAGCCGTGACCTACGACGACGTCCGATTCGCCTACTCGGGAGACGCCGTGCTCGAAGACGTCGACTTCGCGGTCGAGGGCGGGACGACCGTCGGGGTGGTCGGACCGACCGGCGCCGGCAAATCGACGCTTTTGAAGCTGCTGCCGCGGCTGTACGACGTCGACGACGGCGCCGTCCGTATCGACGGACGGGACGTCCGCGACGTGACGCTGCGGAGTCTCCGACGGTCGATCGGCTACGTCAGCCAGGAGCCGTTCCTCTTCTTCGGGACGGTCGCGGAGAACCTCCGGTACGGCACCTTCGACGCGAGCGACGACGACGTCGAACGCGCCGCCCGGCGGGCGCAGGCCCACGAGTTCATCGAGAACTTACCCGACGGGTACGACACGCTGGTTGGCGAACGGGGGGTGAAGCTCTCCGGCGGCCAGCGTCAGCGGCTGGCGCTCGCGCGGACGATGCTCAAGGACCCCGAGATCCTGGTGTTAGACGAGGCGACCTCGGCGGTGGACACGGAGACGGAGGCGCTCATCCAGGACCGACTCGTCGCGTTCGCCGCCGATCGGACGACGTTCGTCATCGCGCACCGCCTGTCGAGCGTCCGGACCGCGGACCGGATTCTCGTCCTCGACGACGGGCGGGTAGTCGAGGACGGCACGCACGAGGGGCTGCTCGAGGCGGACGGGCTGTACGCGAACTTCTGGCGGGTGCAGACCGGAGACATCGCGTCGCTCCCCCGGTCGTTCCTCGAGCGCGCGCTCAGCCGACAGGCGGTCGTCGACCTCGGCGACGACGGGGACGAGGAACGGACGGAGTGA
- a CDS encoding SDR family NAD(P)-dependent oxidoreductase, which produces MTRTAVVAGVGPGLGESLARKFAAEGCRVALFARSTEYIEGLAADLPDPGEGLAVTTDLTDVEAIRDGFEAVREAFGPVDVLVNHASAASWTGLMDTSVEAFEEAWAVNGRGAFVCSQEAVDDMLAAGGGTVIFTGATSAVRSRGGAIGFTAAKFAARGMAMDVAQEFGGEGVHVAHVVIDGQIDSPGARERDPDREAETFLDPDELAETYWHLVERDDVGTQPFEVHVTNGPNPSEFI; this is translated from the coding sequence ATGACTCGCACGGCAGTCGTCGCCGGGGTCGGCCCCGGGCTCGGGGAGTCGCTCGCGCGGAAGTTCGCTGCGGAGGGCTGTCGGGTGGCCTTGTTCGCCCGCTCGACGGAGTACATCGAGGGGCTCGCGGCCGACCTCCCGGACCCGGGAGAGGGGCTCGCGGTCACCACGGACCTGACGGACGTGGAGGCGATCCGAGACGGCTTCGAGGCGGTGCGCGAGGCGTTCGGACCGGTGGACGTCCTCGTCAACCACGCGAGCGCCGCGTCGTGGACCGGGCTCATGGACACGAGCGTCGAGGCGTTCGAGGAGGCGTGGGCGGTCAACGGCCGCGGCGCGTTCGTCTGCTCGCAGGAGGCCGTCGACGACATGCTCGCGGCCGGGGGCGGCACGGTGATCTTCACCGGCGCGACCTCGGCGGTCCGGAGCCGCGGCGGCGCGATCGGGTTCACGGCCGCGAAGTTCGCCGCCCGGGGGATGGCGATGGACGTCGCACAGGAGTTCGGCGGCGAGGGCGTTCACGTCGCGCACGTCGTCATCGACGGCCAGATCGACTCGCCCGGTGCCCGCGAGCGCGATCCGGACCGCGAGGCGGAGACGTTCCTCGACCCCGACGAGCTGGCCGAGACGTACTGGCATCTGGTCGAGCGGGACGACGTCGGCACGCAGCCGTTCGAGGTCCACGTCACGAACGGCCCGAACCCCTCGGAGTTCATTTAA
- a CDS encoding carotenoid oxygenase family protein produces the protein MNSHAGFHSLREETAASIPMRGDLPPWLRGSLIRNGPGTFSFPDGSEVDHWFDGLAMVYRFTFDPEDTADSVTGDDGDGDTDAVHYRNRFLRTDAYEAATSGEFEGGFATGETTLRSRLATFLAEPYDNANIVAERVGDAYVALTESPRGVRFDPDTLETTGYADRDGDAPSGQLSCAHFKRDPATGALVTVDTEFGRTSRYHVTAWTADGDRRHVGSVETDRPAYMHSFALTPRYVVLTEFPLRLDPRRFLKPGRQPPFIEQFEWEPERGTRIVVIDRTTGDVVAEPVADPTFGFHHVNAFERDGGGEVVFDLETVPDATAIDSLYLENVRAGEMGAIAGRIERFTVDLGTATGTGRYGSGAGEGDRDDATVSRETLYDAGSALPTASPARWCREHRYVYAMGMDTPVTEWARRVLKLDVETGTVETFDAGGDYFGEPIFVPAPDGEREDDGVVLTVALDVDADRSRLLVLDGETFTERARATLSHAVPFDFHGRYFPELRAAPGG, from the coding sequence ATGAACTCGCACGCCGGGTTCCACTCGCTCCGCGAGGAGACGGCCGCGTCGATACCGATGCGCGGCGACCTGCCGCCATGGCTCCGGGGGAGCCTGATCCGAAACGGTCCCGGAACGTTCTCGTTCCCGGACGGGAGCGAGGTGGACCACTGGTTCGACGGGTTGGCGATGGTGTACCGCTTCACCTTCGATCCAGAGGACACCGCCGATTCGGTGACCGGGGATGACGGCGACGGCGACACCGACGCTGTCCACTACCGCAACCGCTTCCTCCGGACGGACGCGTACGAGGCGGCGACGAGCGGCGAGTTCGAGGGCGGCTTCGCCACCGGCGAGACGACGCTCCGCTCGCGGCTGGCGACGTTCCTCGCCGAGCCGTACGACAACGCGAACATCGTCGCCGAGCGGGTCGGCGACGCGTACGTCGCGCTGACCGAGTCGCCGCGGGGCGTCCGGTTCGACCCGGACACGCTCGAAACGACGGGGTACGCCGACCGCGACGGCGACGCGCCGAGCGGCCAGCTCTCGTGTGCCCACTTCAAGCGCGACCCGGCGACCGGCGCGCTCGTCACCGTCGACACCGAGTTCGGACGGACGAGCCGGTACCACGTCACCGCGTGGACCGCCGACGGGGACCGGCGCCACGTCGGTAGCGTCGAGACCGATCGCCCGGCGTACATGCACAGCTTCGCGCTCACGCCCCGGTACGTCGTGTTGACGGAGTTCCCGCTCCGGCTCGACCCGCGCCGGTTCCTGAAGCCGGGGCGACAACCTCCGTTCATCGAGCAGTTCGAGTGGGAGCCCGAGCGCGGGACCCGGATCGTCGTGATCGACCGGACGACGGGAGACGTCGTCGCGGAGCCGGTCGCGGACCCGACCTTCGGCTTCCACCACGTCAACGCCTTCGAGCGCGACGGCGGGGGCGAGGTCGTCTTCGACCTGGAGACGGTCCCGGACGCGACCGCGATCGACTCGCTGTACCTGGAGAACGTCCGCGCCGGCGAGATGGGCGCCATCGCCGGTCGGATCGAGCGATTCACGGTCGACCTCGGGACGGCGACCGGGACGGGCCGGTACGGCAGCGGCGCGGGCGAGGGAGACCGTGACGACGCGACGGTCTCCCGCGAGACGCTGTACGACGCCGGTAGCGCGCTGCCGACCGCGTCGCCCGCGCGGTGGTGTCGCGAGCATCGGTACGTGTACGCGATGGGCATGGACACGCCGGTCACCGAGTGGGCGCGTCGGGTCCTGAAGCTGGACGTCGAGACGGGGACAGTGGAGACGTTCGACGCGGGAGGCGACTACTTCGGCGAGCCGATATTCGTGCCGGCGCCCGACGGCGAGCGCGAGGACGACGGGGTCGTGCTGACGGTCGCGCTCGACGTCGACGCCGACCGGTCGCGCCTGCTCGTCCTCGACGGCGAGACGTTCACGGAGCGCGCCCGGGCGACGCTGTCGCACGCGGTCCCCTTCGACTTCCACGGCCGGTACTTCCCGGAGCTCCGGGCGGCGCCGGGCGGGTGA
- a CDS encoding dCTP deaminase/dUTPase family protein — protein sequence MSPYATHIDGLVHEPTQTEGSGVDLTVAEVYEITGPGRVDFGGGELEAAATEPREREKRDPDDEYEWWSLDAGTYLVEHNESFAGDDLRFTVQTRDALLERGAFHPTLRVAELPRVPLSVGDAGIRIKENARISTVVDADPA from the coding sequence ATGTCGCCGTATGCGACCCACATCGACGGACTCGTGCACGAACCGACACAGACCGAGGGGAGCGGCGTCGACCTGACCGTCGCCGAGGTCTACGAGATCACCGGACCGGGACGCGTCGACTTCGGCGGCGGCGAGCTCGAGGCCGCCGCGACCGAGCCGCGCGAGCGCGAGAAGCGCGACCCCGACGACGAGTACGAGTGGTGGTCGCTCGACGCGGGCACGTACCTCGTCGAGCACAACGAGTCGTTCGCCGGCGACGACCTGCGGTTCACGGTCCAGACGCGGGACGCGCTGCTGGAGCGGGGCGCGTTCCATCCCACGCTCCGCGTCGCAGAACTGCCGCGTGTCCCGCTGTCCGTCGGCGACGCCGGGATCCGGATCAAGGAGAACGCCCGGATCTCGACGGTGGTCGACGCCGACCCGGCGTGA